The Nocardioides luti genome contains a region encoding:
- a CDS encoding zinc ribbon domain-containing protein codes for MKADPAAQLKLLDVQALDARADLLRHQLDSLPELEEIAALQATRTELVDQARDARIVVDDLTVEQKKVDADVEQVKARRKRDQDRIDQGLISNPKDIERMQHEMVSLERRITSLEDDELEIMASVEDAQRTLDSLAAQQSATDERLAVLLASRDEKGVDIEAELARLVDQRATEVEGLPEDLLALYDKLRSNRRGVGAAELRQRRCTGCQLTIDPAELEKIRKSPEDLVVRCEECSRILVRSPESGL; via the coding sequence CTGAAAGCCGATCCCGCCGCCCAACTGAAGCTGCTCGACGTCCAGGCGCTCGACGCCCGGGCCGACCTGCTGCGCCACCAGCTGGACAGCCTCCCCGAGCTCGAGGAGATCGCCGCGCTGCAGGCGACCCGCACCGAGCTCGTCGACCAGGCCCGTGACGCGCGGATCGTGGTCGACGACCTGACGGTCGAGCAGAAGAAGGTCGACGCGGACGTCGAGCAGGTCAAGGCCCGGCGCAAGCGGGACCAGGACCGCATCGACCAGGGCCTGATCAGCAACCCCAAGGACATCGAGCGGATGCAGCACGAGATGGTCTCGCTCGAGCGGCGGATCACCTCGCTCGAGGACGACGAGCTCGAGATCATGGCGAGCGTCGAGGACGCCCAGCGCACCCTCGACTCGCTCGCGGCCCAGCAGTCGGCGACCGACGAGCGGCTGGCCGTGCTGCTCGCCTCGCGCGACGAGAAGGGCGTCGACATCGAGGCCGAGCTCGCGCGCCTGGTCGACCAGCGGGCGACCGAGGTCGAGGGACTGCCCGAGGACCTGCTCGCGCTCTACGACAAGCTCCGGAGCAACCGCCGGGGCGTCGGGGCGGCCGAGCTGCGCCAGCGCCGTTGCACCGGCTGCCAGCTGACGATCGACCCGGCCGAGCTCGAGAAGATCCGCAAGTCGCCCGAGGACCTGGTCGTGCGCTGCGAGGAGTGCTCGCGCATCCTGGTCCGCTCGCCCGAGTCAGGCCTGTGA
- a CDS encoding Nif3-like dinuclear metal center hexameric protein encodes MPNLRELVDLLHGWYPPGTADGWDAVGLVHGDPEAPVRKVMFAVDPTIEVAREAVAWGADLLVVHHPLFLKPVHGFAATTPKGRTLAVLAGAGCALLTAHTNADRALGGVSEALATALGVTGLAPVAPAWDEPLDHISVYVPREQAEELRQVLATAGAGRIGDYEHASFSIPGEGRFRPLEGANPTIGEIGRPEVVDEARIEAVLPRSLRDRVVAAVLAAHPYEEPAYGVMELADPGTSPTGAGRIGDVEETTLRAFAATVAAALPATAQGVRVAGDPDRVVRRVAVCGGAGDFLLDDVLRSGADVYVTSDLRHHPAGEFLEKDGPALVDVAHWAAESTWLPLVQARLTAALGDTVESRVSTTCTDPWSFRA; translated from the coding sequence ATGCCGAACCTGCGTGAGCTCGTCGACCTGCTGCACGGGTGGTACCCACCGGGGACGGCGGACGGCTGGGACGCGGTCGGGCTGGTGCACGGGGACCCGGAGGCGCCGGTCCGCAAGGTGATGTTCGCCGTCGACCCGACGATCGAGGTCGCCCGCGAGGCGGTCGCGTGGGGCGCCGACCTGCTGGTCGTGCACCACCCGCTGTTCCTCAAGCCCGTGCACGGCTTCGCCGCGACGACGCCCAAGGGCCGCACGCTGGCGGTGCTGGCGGGGGCCGGGTGCGCGCTGCTCACCGCCCACACCAACGCCGACCGGGCGCTGGGCGGGGTGTCGGAGGCGCTCGCGACCGCCCTCGGCGTGACCGGGCTGGCGCCGGTCGCGCCGGCCTGGGACGAGCCGCTCGACCACATCTCGGTCTACGTGCCGCGGGAGCAGGCCGAGGAGCTGCGCCAGGTGCTGGCGACGGCCGGCGCCGGGCGGATCGGCGACTACGAGCACGCGTCGTTCTCGATCCCCGGCGAGGGCCGCTTCCGCCCGCTCGAGGGGGCCAACCCGACGATCGGCGAGATCGGGCGGCCCGAGGTGGTCGACGAGGCCCGCATCGAGGCGGTGCTGCCGCGGAGCCTGCGCGACCGGGTGGTGGCGGCCGTGCTGGCGGCACATCCCTACGAGGAGCCGGCGTACGGCGTCATGGAGCTCGCCGACCCCGGGACGTCCCCGACGGGCGCCGGGCGGATCGGCGACGTCGAGGAGACGACGCTGCGCGCCTTCGCCGCGACCGTCGCCGCGGCCCTGCCCGCGACCGCGCAGGGCGTGCGGGTCGCGGGCGACCCGGACCGCGTCGTACGACGGGTGGCGGTGTGCGGCGGGGCGGGCGACTTCCTGCTCGACGACGTGCTCCGGAGCGGGGCCGACGTCTACGTCACCAGCGACCTGCGGCACCACCCGGCGGGGGAGTTCCTGGAGAAGGACGGCCCGGCGCTGGTGGACGTGGCGCACTGGGCGGCGGAGTCGACCTGGCTCCCGCTGGTGCAGGCGCGGCTGACCGCGGCGCTGGGCGATACGGTGGAGTCCCGCGTCAGCACCACGTGCACCGATCCGTGGAGCTTCCGCGCCTGA
- a CDS encoding DUF1684 domain-containing protein produces MTTSRTSALTLADWRTRVADLYAAVRAESDPAEGHRLWVAGRSELFAHHPQSPTAHVPELREHGVQYWPYDPALRFEVPVLEAEPDERDVDGGDDGSVTMQRIGRVELPAPVGGSLDVWWLHQYAGGLFVPLRDGTAGSGSYGAGRYLLDTIKGAWLGGDEEHLVLDLNFAYHPSCRYDDRWRCPLAPLGNTVEARVEAGERL; encoded by the coding sequence GTGACCACGTCCCGGACCTCCGCCCTGACCCTCGCCGACTGGCGCACCCGCGTGGCCGACCTCTACGCCGCGGTCCGCGCCGAGTCCGACCCCGCCGAGGGCCACCGGCTCTGGGTGGCGGGCCGCTCCGAACTGTTCGCCCACCACCCGCAGAGCCCCACCGCGCACGTGCCGGAGCTGCGCGAGCACGGAGTGCAGTACTGGCCCTACGACCCGGCCCTCCGATTCGAGGTCCCGGTCCTCGAGGCCGAGCCCGACGAGCGCGACGTCGACGGCGGTGACGACGGCTCCGTGACGATGCAGCGCATCGGCCGGGTCGAGCTGCCGGCGCCGGTCGGCGGGTCCCTGGACGTCTGGTGGCTGCACCAGTACGCCGGCGGCCTGTTCGTGCCGCTGCGTGACGGGACCGCGGGGTCGGGCAGCTACGGCGCCGGGCGCTACCTGCTCGACACCATCAAGGGCGCCTGGCTCGGTGGCGACGAGGAACACCTGGTCCTCGACCTGAACTTCGCCTACCACCCGTCCTGCCGCTACGACGACCGCTGGCGCTGCCCGCTGGCCCCGCTCGGCAACACCGTCGAGGCGCGCGTGGAGGCGGGCGAGCGGCTGTAG
- a CDS encoding VOC family protein, with amino-acid sequence MTLRLLALAVDAHDPARLAAFWAEVLGREVVDDGRGLLLPGTATQVGLRFVASTSERVGQNRVHLHLTSEALGDQRRTVDRLVALGGRETDVGQLPDEDHVVVADPEGNELCVIEAGNSYLAGCGFLGELACDGTREVGLFWAAALDWPLVWDQDEETAVQSPAGGTKVAWGGPPLAPRHGRDRQRFDLVADGVSAEVERLVGLGATRLEAPDARGEVVALADPDGNEFALSPA; translated from the coding sequence ATGACCCTGCGCCTGCTCGCCCTGGCCGTCGACGCGCACGACCCCGCCCGGCTGGCGGCCTTCTGGGCCGAGGTGCTGGGACGCGAGGTCGTCGACGACGGGCGCGGGCTGCTGCTGCCGGGCACCGCGACCCAGGTCGGGCTCCGGTTCGTCGCGAGCACGTCAGAGCGGGTGGGCCAGAACCGTGTCCACCTGCACCTGACCAGTGAGGCGCTCGGCGACCAGCGCCGGACGGTCGACCGGCTGGTCGCGCTCGGGGGCCGGGAGACGGACGTGGGGCAGCTGCCCGACGAGGACCACGTCGTGGTGGCCGACCCCGAGGGCAACGAGCTCTGCGTGATCGAGGCGGGCAACTCCTACCTCGCCGGCTGCGGCTTCCTCGGCGAGCTCGCCTGCGACGGGACCCGCGAGGTCGGGCTGTTCTGGGCGGCGGCGCTTGACTGGCCGCTGGTCTGGGACCAGGACGAGGAGACCGCGGTGCAGTCCCCGGCCGGCGGCACCAAGGTCGCCTGGGGCGGTCCGCCGCTGGCTCCGCGGCACGGCCGGGACCGGCAGCGGTTCGACCTGGTCGCCGACGGCGTGTCGGCCGAGGTCGAGCGGCTCGTCGGGCTCGGAGCCACCCGGCTCGAGGCGCCGGACGCCCGCGGCGAGGTCGTGGCGCTGGCCGACCCCGACGGGAACGAGTTCGCGCTGTCGCCGGCCTGA
- a CDS encoding AMP-binding protein, translating to MLVPFSVSDFIDRAVQVYGARTGVVDEPDQPAAPLGGGELTYAEIGALARRQAARLDELGIGFGDRVAVVSHNSARLLTAFFGVAGFGRVLVPVNFRLRPDEVKYIVEHSGARVLIIDPELDEVLKDVTAEHRFVIGADEDLYAAAPEDGGAEPEPWTPDENATACINYTSGTTARPKGVQITHRNIWVNAVTFAMHTAVTDRDVYLHTLPMFHANGWGMPFAMTGLGVKQVVIRKIDGAEILRRVRDHGVTVMCAAPAVAAAVLEAAQSWEGEIPGRDRVRIIMAGAPPPTKTVARVEEELGWEFIQIYGLTETSPLLTINRGRAEWDDLDPLERATLLTRAGAPALGVRLTTSEDEENAGEVLARSNVVLEGYWEQPEESSRALRDGWFHTGDGGVIGDDGYLTISDRKKDVIITGGENVSSIEVEDVLFSHPAVAEVAVIGVPSEKWGETIKALVVLEKGQEATEADLIAWCKDKAAGYKAPTSIEFRDELARTATGKLQKFKLRAPYWEGRERQVN from the coding sequence GTGCTCGTCCCGTTCAGCGTCTCCGACTTCATCGACCGTGCCGTGCAGGTCTACGGCGCCCGGACCGGCGTGGTGGACGAGCCGGACCAGCCGGCCGCGCCCCTGGGCGGGGGTGAGCTGACCTACGCCGAGATCGGCGCCCTCGCGCGCCGGCAGGCCGCCCGGCTCGACGAGCTCGGCATCGGCTTCGGCGACCGCGTGGCCGTGGTCAGCCACAACAGCGCCCGCCTGCTGACGGCGTTCTTCGGCGTCGCCGGCTTCGGGCGGGTGCTGGTGCCGGTGAACTTCCGGCTCCGGCCCGACGAGGTGAAGTACATCGTCGAGCACTCCGGGGCGCGGGTCCTGATCATCGACCCCGAGCTCGACGAGGTGCTCAAGGACGTCACCGCCGAGCACCGCTTCGTGATCGGCGCGGACGAGGACCTCTACGCGGCCGCCCCCGAGGACGGCGGCGCCGAGCCGGAGCCCTGGACCCCCGACGAGAACGCCACCGCCTGCATCAACTACACCTCCGGCACGACCGCCCGCCCCAAGGGCGTGCAGATCACCCACCGCAACATCTGGGTCAACGCGGTCACCTTCGCGATGCACACCGCGGTCACCGACCGCGACGTCTACCTCCACACGCTGCCGATGTTCCACGCGAACGGCTGGGGGATGCCGTTCGCCATGACCGGCCTGGGCGTCAAGCAGGTCGTGATCCGCAAGATCGACGGCGCCGAGATCCTGCGCCGGGTGCGCGACCACGGGGTCACCGTGATGTGCGCCGCGCCCGCGGTCGCCGCCGCCGTCCTCGAGGCCGCGCAGTCCTGGGAGGGCGAGATCCCGGGCCGCGACCGGGTCCGGATCATCATGGCCGGCGCCCCGCCGCCCACGAAGACCGTCGCGCGGGTCGAGGAGGAGCTGGGCTGGGAGTTCATCCAGATCTACGGGCTCACCGAGACCTCGCCGCTGCTGACGATCAACCGGGGCCGGGCCGAGTGGGACGACCTCGACCCGCTCGAGCGCGCGACGCTGCTGACCCGGGCGGGCGCCCCGGCCCTCGGCGTACGCCTCACGACCTCGGAGGACGAGGAGAACGCCGGCGAGGTGCTGGCCCGCTCCAACGTCGTGCTGGAGGGGTACTGGGAGCAGCCCGAGGAGTCGTCGCGGGCGCTGCGGGACGGCTGGTTCCACACCGGCGACGGCGGCGTGATCGGCGACGACGGCTACCTCACGATCAGCGACCGCAAGAAGGACGTGATCATCACCGGAGGTGAGAACGTCTCCTCCATCGAGGTCGAGGACGTGCTGTTCTCGCACCCGGCGGTGGCCGAGGTGGCGGTGATCGGCGTCCCCAGCGAGAAGTGGGGCGAGACGATCAAGGCGCTCGTGGTGCTCGAGAAGGGCCAGGAGGCCACCGAGGCCGACCTGATCGCGTGGTGCAAGGACAAGGCCGCGGGCTACAAGGCGCCGACGTCGATCGAGTTCCGCGACGAGCTCGCCCGCACCGCGACCGGGAAGCTGCAGAAGTTCAAGCTGCGGGCGCCGTACTGGGAGGGCCGCGAGCGGCAGGTGAACTGA
- the yaaA gene encoding peroxide stress protein YaaA, translated as MLIVLPPSEGKYAARRGAPLDLAGLSFAGVPGVSEARGRVLDALVDLCASDPEGAASTLGLGPTQLDLVALDASLRTAPTARADRVYTGVLYDALGAATLSAAAKRRAGTRLAVTSSLFGLVRPADRIPAYRLSGDATLPGLGPVAGVWREALGPAVSEAVGDGLLVDLRSTMYAAFWRPPADVARRVATVRVLHEVGGKRQVVSHFNKATKGRIVRALLEDGGNPRSPGRLADLLTDLGWKVEVGAPTPKGTQLDVVVTEV; from the coding sequence ATGCTGATCGTGCTCCCGCCGAGCGAGGGCAAGTACGCCGCCCGCCGCGGCGCCCCGCTGGACCTGGCCGGCCTGAGCTTCGCCGGGGTGCCCGGCGTGAGCGAGGCCCGCGGACGGGTCCTCGACGCCCTCGTCGACCTGTGCGCGAGCGACCCGGAGGGCGCCGCGAGCACCCTGGGGCTCGGGCCGACCCAGCTCGACCTCGTGGCGCTCGACGCCTCCCTGCGCACGGCTCCCACGGCGCGGGCCGACCGGGTCTACACCGGCGTGCTCTACGACGCGCTCGGCGCCGCGACGCTGTCCGCCGCGGCCAAGCGGCGCGCCGGGACCCGCCTCGCGGTCACCTCGTCGCTCTTCGGGCTGGTGCGGCCGGCGGACCGGATCCCGGCGTACCGCCTCTCCGGCGACGCCACCCTCCCCGGCCTCGGCCCGGTCGCCGGGGTCTGGCGCGAGGCGCTCGGGCCCGCCGTGTCCGAGGCGGTCGGCGACGGGCTGCTGGTCGACCTCCGGTCGACGATGTACGCCGCGTTCTGGCGCCCCCCGGCCGACGTCGCGCGACGCGTGGCGACGGTGCGGGTGCTGCACGAGGTGGGCGGCAAGCGGCAGGTCGTGAGCCACTTCAACAAGGCCACCAAGGGGCGCATCGTGCGCGCGCTGCTCGAGGACGGCGGCAACCCGCGCTCGCCCGGACGGCTCGCCGACCTGCTGACCGACCTCGGCTGGAAGGTCGAGGTGGGCGCGCCCACGCCGAAGGGCACCCAGCTCGACGTCGTGGTCACCGAGGTCTGA
- a CDS encoding DUF559 domain-containing protein, translating into MDPVAALTQLGGVAGTRAVLALTTRRRLRTALRHGEVVRVARGGYALPAADEARVLAAELAGVVALRSAALHHGWAVKTVPPVPEVAIGARRRIAAERRVGVRVLWLDLRPEDVVDGVTSPLRTCLDCARRLPFDEALAVVDSALRSGRVTRAGLDALADSVRGAGAAAVRRVLEAADGRAANPFESVLRGACVEAGLGVVPQQRIALATGEVRPDLVCRGRRVVLEADSWTWHTGKEAHTRDCARYNALVLAGWRVLRFTWEQVMLQPAYVRWVLDELMRPGRQEEVGTAYDVPA; encoded by the coding sequence ATGGACCCGGTGGCGGCACTCACCCAGCTCGGCGGCGTCGCCGGGACCCGCGCCGTGCTCGCGCTCACCACGCGCCGCCGGTTGCGCACCGCGCTGCGCCACGGCGAGGTGGTGCGGGTGGCGCGGGGCGGGTACGCGTTGCCGGCGGCCGACGAGGCGCGCGTCCTCGCGGCCGAGCTGGCGGGGGTCGTGGCGCTCCGCAGCGCGGCGCTGCACCACGGCTGGGCCGTGAAGACCGTGCCACCGGTGCCGGAGGTGGCGATCGGGGCGCGACGCCGGATCGCGGCCGAGCGACGAGTCGGAGTTCGGGTGCTCTGGCTGGACCTGCGGCCCGAGGACGTCGTCGACGGCGTGACCTCGCCGCTGCGGACCTGCCTGGACTGCGCGCGACGGCTGCCCTTCGACGAGGCGCTGGCCGTCGTGGACTCGGCGCTCCGGTCCGGCCGGGTGACACGGGCCGGGCTCGACGCCCTCGCCGACTCGGTGCGCGGCGCCGGGGCAGCGGCGGTGCGGCGGGTCCTCGAGGCGGCCGACGGACGGGCGGCCAACCCGTTCGAGTCGGTGCTGCGCGGTGCCTGCGTGGAAGCCGGGCTGGGCGTCGTCCCACAGCAGCGGATCGCCCTGGCGACGGGCGAGGTCCGGCCGGACCTGGTCTGCCGGGGGCGACGGGTCGTGCTCGAGGCCGACTCCTGGACCTGGCACACCGGCAAGGAGGCGCACACCCGCGACTGCGCCCGCTACAACGCGCTCGTGCTCGCGGGCTGGCGGGTGCTGCGGTTCACGTGGGAGCAGGTGATGCTGCAGCCGGCGTACGTCCGCTGGGTGCTCGACGAGCTGATGCGGCCCGGCCGACAGGAAGAAGTCGGGACGGCGTACGACGTCCCCGCCTGA
- a CDS encoding DUF4331 domain-containing protein, producing MSSHREAPEISKDPVADNTDTYAFVSPDKPDTVTLVANFIPLQQPDGGPNFYEFGDDVRYEIHVANKGTGEADITYRFKFHTRIRNAKTFLYNTGQIKNISDETWNRPQYYTVSVVRNGKERTLARNLPVPPVNVGKRSTPDYKTLSNQAIHKIGNGRKVFAGQRADAFHVDLGSIFDLGALRPFNEAHLISMPNMGGVNAVQSYNVHTIAIQVPIKQLTRDRSRPKDPMAEKAVIGVWASASRRKSRIFDQESGSYKGHGPWEQVGRLGNPLFNEVIVPMAEKDTWNARRPHGDRRYEKYVNKPELQGLLPVLYPGVFPKLAAYDKPRADLNAILLTGIPAGIVPGFQNYTGPVKSDMLRLNVAIPPSDKPKNLGLVAGDAAGFPNGRRIRDDVVTIELRAIAGLTIPLVDPSYQPDDAASAVTDGTKNTNAAVTGKFPYLGLPGGGYQTEPGTTKAS from the coding sequence ATGTCCTCGCACCGCGAAGCACCGGAGATCTCCAAGGACCCGGTCGCCGACAACACCGACACCTACGCGTTCGTCAGCCCGGACAAGCCGGACACGGTCACGCTCGTGGCCAACTTCATCCCGCTGCAGCAGCCGGACGGCGGCCCGAACTTCTACGAGTTCGGCGACGACGTGCGCTACGAGATCCACGTGGCCAACAAAGGCACGGGCGAGGCGGACATCACCTACCGCTTCAAGTTCCACACCCGGATCCGAAACGCGAAGACGTTCCTCTACAACACCGGCCAGATCAAGAACATCTCGGACGAGACCTGGAACCGCCCGCAGTACTACACCGTCAGCGTCGTCCGGAACGGCAAGGAGCGGACACTCGCCCGCAACCTGCCCGTCCCGCCGGTGAACGTCGGCAAGCGGAGCACGCCTGACTACAAGACGCTCTCCAACCAGGCGATCCACAAGATCGGCAACGGTCGCAAGGTCTTCGCCGGGCAGCGCGCCGACGCCTTCCACGTCGACCTCGGCAGCATCTTCGACCTGGGGGCGCTGCGCCCCTTCAACGAGGCGCACCTGATCTCCATGCCGAACATGGGCGGCGTCAACGCGGTGCAGTCCTACAACGTGCACACGATCGCGATCCAGGTGCCGATCAAGCAGCTCACGCGGGACCGCTCGCGGCCGAAGGACCCGATGGCCGAGAAGGCCGTCATCGGCGTCTGGGCCTCGGCGAGCCGGCGCAAGTCGCGGATCTTCGACCAGGAGTCGGGCTCCTACAAGGGCCACGGCCCCTGGGAGCAGGTCGGTCGCCTGGGCAACCCGCTGTTCAACGAGGTCATCGTCCCGATGGCCGAGAAGGACACGTGGAACGCCCGCCGGCCGCACGGTGACCGCCGCTACGAGAAGTACGTCAACAAGCCGGAGCTCCAGGGCCTGCTGCCCGTGCTCTACCCCGGCGTGTTCCCGAAGCTCGCGGCGTACGACAAGCCGCGTGCCGACCTCAACGCGATCCTGCTCACCGGCATCCCGGCCGGGATCGTCCCGGGCTTCCAGAACTACACCGGACCCGTGAAGTCGGACATGCTGCGGCTCAACGTCGCGATCCCGCCGTCGGACAAGCCCAAGAACCTCGGCCTCGTCGCCGGGGACGCCGCGGGCTTCCCGAACGGTCGCCGGATCCGCGACGACGTCGTGACGATCGAGCTCCGGGCGATCGCGGGCCTCACGATCCCGCTGGTGGACCCGTCGTACCAGCCGGACGACGCCGCCAGCGCCGTCACGGACGGGACGAAGAACACCAACGCGGCCGTGACCGGGAAGTTCCCCTACCTCGGTCTCCCCGGCGGGGGCTACCAGACCGAGCCCGGCACCACGAAGGCGTCGTGA
- a CDS encoding bifunctional RNase H/acid phosphatase, with translation MSADQHQRVLIEADGGSRGNPGPAAYGVVLTDADTGAVIAEEGTTIGVATNNVAEYSGLVAGLRLAEEHAPRAEIEVRMDSKLVVEQMSGRWRVKQPHLQPLVEEAHQLAPAGTTYTWVPREQNTHADRLANEALDGRRSGVTLAADDVESLIEEIESPAPASDAAPAPARGWAASSGTPTTIILLRHGVTPHTLEKRFSGGLASSNPGLSDEGRDQVRAAAEWLAPLAERIDAVIASPVRRTLESAEIVAAVLGKSIEVEPGFAEMEFGTWDGMTFAEVAERDGDDLDAWLGSLDVSPGGGESFLVVEERVLAGLQRVLDAHAGQTVVVVSHVTPIKTLVAHAVQAPLGSVFRMELAPASVSVVSFFTGGRDGTEQRASMRMFNALPPGNDAFSGAVRW, from the coding sequence GTGAGCGCGGACCAGCACCAGCGGGTCCTGATCGAGGCCGACGGCGGCTCGCGCGGCAACCCCGGCCCGGCGGCGTACGGCGTGGTGCTGACCGACGCCGACACCGGCGCCGTGATCGCGGAGGAGGGCACCACGATCGGCGTGGCGACGAACAACGTCGCGGAGTACTCCGGCCTCGTGGCCGGGCTGCGGCTCGCCGAGGAGCACGCCCCGCGCGCCGAGATCGAGGTCCGGATGGACTCGAAGCTCGTCGTCGAGCAGATGTCCGGGCGCTGGCGGGTCAAGCAGCCGCACCTGCAGCCGCTCGTGGAGGAGGCGCACCAGCTGGCGCCGGCCGGCACGACCTACACCTGGGTCCCGCGCGAGCAGAACACGCACGCCGACCGGCTCGCCAACGAGGCGCTGGACGGGCGCCGGAGCGGCGTCACGCTGGCGGCGGACGACGTCGAGTCCCTCATCGAGGAGATCGAGAGCCCGGCCCCTGCCTCCGACGCGGCACCGGCGCCGGCCCGCGGCTGGGCGGCCTCGAGCGGGACGCCGACGACCATCATCCTGCTGCGGCACGGCGTCACGCCGCACACGCTCGAGAAGCGCTTCTCGGGCGGGCTGGCGAGCTCGAACCCCGGGCTCAGCGACGAGGGCCGCGACCAGGTCCGCGCGGCGGCCGAGTGGCTCGCGCCGCTCGCCGAGCGGATCGACGCGGTCATCGCGTCGCCCGTGCGCCGCACCCTGGAGTCCGCGGAGATCGTGGCGGCCGTGCTCGGCAAGAGCATCGAGGTGGAGCCCGGCTTCGCCGAGATGGAGTTCGGCACCTGGGACGGGATGACCTTCGCCGAGGTGGCCGAGCGGGACGGCGACGACCTCGACGCCTGGCTCGGCTCGCTGGACGTGTCGCCCGGCGGCGGCGAGTCGTTCCTCGTCGTCGAGGAGCGGGTGCTGGCCGGCCTGCAGCGGGTGCTCGACGCCCACGCCGGCCAGACGGTCGTGGTCGTCAGCCACGTGACGCCGATCAAGACGCTGGTCGCCCACGCGGTGCAGGCCCCGCTGGGGTCGGTCTTCCGGATGGAGCTCGCGCCCGCGTCGGTCTCGGTCGTCTCGTTCTTCACCGGCGGCCGCGACGGCACCGAGCAGCGCGCCTCGATGCGGATGTTCAACGCGCTACCGCCGGGCAACGACGCCTTCTCCGGCGCGGTGCGCTGGTAG
- a CDS encoding RNB domain-containing ribonuclease: MPSNRVVHVRSTGDGVAAQSLREGIARIQEELGVTPDFPADVEQAAEAAAAAPRLPDLDRTDIPFVTVDPASSRDLDQALHLERDGEGYVVHYAIADVAAFVEPDGPIDQEAHRRGETLYGADSRIPLHPPVLSEGAASLLPDEVRPALLWTIKVDARGERTDVHVERARVRSTAKLDYVGVQKMVDEGTASESLMLLKEVGELRIAREAARGGISLPLPEQEIDVQGDQWELEFRQLLPAEQWNAQMSLLTGFAAASLMVYARVGLLRTLPSPDPRDVQRLHRVARGLGIEWPAEQLYPDFIRALDASKPAHAAMIEACTRLLRGSGYVAFDGEVPADPRHAGLASEYAHVTAPLRRLGDRYAGEICVALCADTEVPAWVTATLHDLPKVLQDSARRGHQYENAVLDLVEAGLLSTHVGETFHGVVTDVSDDKPTHGTVVIQEPAVEGPLSSTGDLPLGQDVEVRLVTADVATRKVAFELA, translated from the coding sequence ATGCCGAGCAATCGAGTGGTGCACGTCCGGTCCACCGGCGACGGTGTCGCCGCCCAGAGCCTGCGCGAGGGGATCGCGCGGATCCAGGAGGAGCTCGGCGTGACGCCGGACTTCCCGGCGGACGTCGAGCAGGCCGCCGAGGCCGCGGCCGCGGCGCCGCGACTGCCCGACCTGGACCGCACCGACATCCCGTTCGTGACCGTCGACCCCGCCTCCTCGCGCGACCTCGACCAGGCGCTGCACCTCGAGCGCGACGGGGAGGGGTACGTCGTGCACTACGCGATCGCGGACGTGGCGGCGTTCGTCGAGCCGGACGGGCCGATCGACCAGGAGGCGCACCGGCGCGGCGAGACGCTCTACGGCGCCGACTCACGGATCCCGCTGCACCCGCCGGTGCTCTCGGAGGGCGCGGCCTCGCTGCTGCCCGACGAGGTCCGCCCGGCACTGCTGTGGACGATCAAGGTGGACGCCCGCGGCGAGCGGACCGACGTCCACGTCGAGCGGGCGCGGGTGCGCTCGACGGCCAAGCTCGACTACGTCGGCGTGCAGAAGATGGTCGACGAAGGCACCGCGTCGGAGTCCCTGATGCTGCTCAAGGAGGTCGGCGAGCTGCGGATCGCCCGGGAGGCGGCGCGGGGCGGCATCTCGCTGCCGCTGCCCGAGCAGGAGATCGACGTGCAGGGCGACCAGTGGGAGCTCGAGTTCCGCCAGCTGCTGCCGGCCGAGCAGTGGAACGCCCAGATGTCGTTGCTGACCGGCTTCGCCGCCGCGTCGCTGATGGTCTACGCCCGGGTCGGGCTGCTGCGCACCCTGCCGTCTCCGGACCCGCGCGACGTCCAGCGCCTGCACCGCGTGGCGCGCGGCCTGGGGATCGAGTGGCCGGCCGAGCAGCTCTACCCCGACTTCATCCGGGCCCTCGACGCCTCGAAGCCGGCGCACGCCGCGATGATCGAGGCGTGCACCCGCCTGCTGCGCGGCAGCGGGTACGTCGCCTTCGACGGCGAGGTCCCCGCGGACCCGCGGCACGCCGGACTGGCCTCGGAGTACGCCCACGTCACCGCGCCGCTGCGGCGCCTCGGCGACCGGTACGCCGGGGAGATCTGCGTCGCGCTCTGCGCCGACACCGAGGTGCCGGCCTGGGTCACGGCCACGCTGCACGACCTGCCGAAGGTCCTGCAGGACTCGGCCCGTCGCGGCCACCAGTACGAGAACGCCGTCCTCGACCTGGTCGAGGCCGGGCTGCTCAGCACCCACGTCGGCGAGACCTTCCACGGCGTCGTCACCGACGTGTCGGACGACAAGCCCACCCACGGCACCGTCGTGATCCAGGAGCCCGCGGTCGAGGGGCCGCTCTCGTCGACGGGTGACCTGCCGCTCGGCCAGGACGTCGAGGTCCGCCTCGTCACCGCCGACGTCGCGACCCGGAAGGTGGCCTTCGAGCTCGCCTAG